From the Gemmatimonadales bacterium genome, one window contains:
- a CDS encoding TonB-dependent receptor — translation ADGINITDPNVGDGSLNLPYNFVREVQVTTGGYEAEYGRTQGGLVNVVTNSGGNEFHGQVLGFFTGDGLRAAPRWGVGQSQVAKFSQYDVGFSLGGPIRRDRLWFYAAYNPSFEASDANLPGIPTQRDTRTTHLFAGKLTARLGAATDVTLTLLGDPSVRDLVGGVALATVADAGAVLGRLREGGTAVALQLRHQIGARLLLGASLARLDREEDETPRAGPSSDPATLTQIEDDINNVTSGGFGYSQTAHTSRTSGQVSLTVLAGSHALKLGAEYEDNAIRLDGYGSQVTIDTGTVAGHLDTTYSLLQLGNHADAHNYIPAVYLQDSWAVSGRLRLNVGLRWEGQFMDGDTGVARWIAPELAPRLALVFQPGEPGTDKVSVSYGRYFEAIPATPLIFWTGTFFQTNGVYPHNPLADTTGGVVQGGSQVGEAPDRNIKGQQYDEWSAGYERRLGRSYRIALRGTYRTLLWAVEDGAPDPNSPFTTGNPGRGALAYLPRAKRDYRALELTFERAAGRLSFRASYVLSRSWGNYTGLYATDVLDPLDNAGPQFDFPEQAVNAAGPLPNDRRHVVKFVGSYQLPMGLTVGTSALAASGEPLSEYGTGPYPPYWTFVVPRGTAGRTPSTWNVDLRFAYDAPVSRDSRLRPRILLDVFNVGNQRKALTYDQRHYTAPGLSGVNPNYLAVTQYQAPLHARMGVVFDF, via the coding sequence CCGGCGGGAACGAGTTCCACGGGCAGGTGCTCGGGTTCTTCACGGGCGACGGGCTGCGCGCCGCGCCGCGCTGGGGCGTCGGGCAGTCCCAGGTGGCGAAGTTCTCGCAATACGACGTGGGATTCAGCCTCGGCGGCCCGATCCGACGCGATCGGCTCTGGTTCTACGCGGCGTACAACCCGAGCTTCGAGGCCAGCGACGCCAATCTGCCGGGGATTCCGACGCAGCGCGACACGCGCACCACCCACCTGTTCGCCGGCAAGCTCACGGCACGGCTGGGCGCCGCGACCGACGTGACGTTGACGCTCCTCGGAGATCCGAGCGTCCGGGACCTGGTCGGCGGTGTTGCGCTCGCCACGGTCGCCGACGCGGGCGCGGTGCTCGGGCGGCTGCGGGAAGGGGGGACGGCGGTTGCGCTGCAGCTACGCCATCAGATCGGCGCACGCCTGCTGCTGGGCGCCTCGCTGGCCCGGCTCGACCGCGAGGAAGATGAGACCCCGCGCGCGGGCCCGTCATCGGACCCGGCGACATTGACGCAGATCGAAGACGACATCAACAACGTGACGTCGGGCGGGTTCGGGTATTCGCAGACGGCGCATACGTCGCGCACCTCCGGCCAGGTGAGTCTCACTGTCCTGGCAGGCAGTCACGCGCTGAAGCTGGGGGCGGAATACGAAGACAACGCCATCCGCCTCGATGGGTACGGCAGCCAGGTGACGATAGATACCGGCACCGTGGCCGGCCATCTGGACACGACCTACAGCCTGTTGCAGCTCGGCAACCACGCCGACGCGCACAACTACATCCCCGCCGTGTACCTCCAGGACTCCTGGGCCGTGAGCGGGCGACTGCGGCTCAACGTCGGTCTGAGGTGGGAGGGGCAGTTCATGGACGGCGACACGGGCGTCGCCCGCTGGATCGCTCCCGAATTGGCACCGCGCCTCGCGCTGGTGTTTCAGCCCGGAGAGCCGGGAACCGACAAGGTGTCCGTCTCGTACGGCCGGTACTTCGAAGCGATCCCGGCAACCCCGCTCATCTTCTGGACGGGGACCTTCTTCCAGACGAACGGCGTCTATCCCCATAACCCGCTGGCGGACACGACCGGGGGAGTAGTTCAAGGGGGATCGCAGGTCGGTGAGGCGCCGGACCGGAACATCAAGGGGCAGCAGTACGACGAGTGGTCGGCGGGCTACGAGCGCCGGCTGGGCCGCAGCTACCGGATCGCGCTGCGCGGAACCTACCGCACCCTCCTGTGGGCGGTGGAGGACGGCGCGCCGGACCCCAACTCGCCGTTCACCACGGGCAATCCGGGCCGAGGCGCGTTGGCCTACCTCCCGCGGGCCAAGCGCGACTACCGGGCCCTGGAGCTGACCTTCGAGCGGGCGGCTGGACGGCTCAGCTTCCGCGCGTCGTACGTCCTCTCCCGGAGCTGGGGCAACTACACCGGGCTCTATGCGACCGATGTGCTCGACCCCCTGGACAACGCGGGACCTCAGTTCGACTTCCCGGAGCAAGCGGTGAACGCCGCGGGTCCGTTGCCGAACGACCGCCGGCACGTCGTCAAGTTCGTCGGGAGCTACCAGCTCCCGATGGGGCTCACCGTCGGGACGTCGGCACTCGCGGCCAGCGGGGAGCCGCTGAGCGAGTACGGCACCGGACCCTACCCGCCCTACTGGACGTTCGTCGTCCCGCGCGGGACGGCCGGCCGCACTCCTTCCACGTGGAACGTGGACCTGCGGTTCGCGTACGATGCGCCCGTGTCCCGGGACTCGCGCCTTCGGCCCCGCATTCTGCTGGACGTGTTCAACGTGGGGAACCAGCGCAAGGCGCTGACCTACGACCAGCGGCACTACACGGCACCGGGCCTGAGCGGCGTGAACCCGAACTACCTGGCGGTCACGCAGTACCAGGCGCCGCTGCACGCGCGCATGGGCGTCGTGTTCGACTTCTGA